Part of the Janibacter alkaliphilus genome is shown below.
CGACGACCTGCCAGATGTCGCGTCGTCCCCGGGGGTCGAGGCCGCTCGTCAGCTCGTCGAGCAGGGCGATGCGCGGGCGACCGACGAGGGCCAGGGCGAGCGAGAGCCGTTGTGCCTGACCGCCGGAGAGCTCCTTGAAGCGCTTCCGCCGCTTCTTCTCCAGGCCGACGTCGGCGATCAGGCGGTCGACGTCGGCGCCCTCGCGGTAGAAGGAGCGGTAGAGCGACAGCGCCTCCCCCACCTCGAGGTCGTCCGGGAGCATCGCCTCCTGCAGCTGCATCCCCACGACCGGCCTCAGTCGGCTCCGGTCCCGCCGGGGGTCCAGGCCGAGGACGTGGACCTCCCCTTCGTCCGGGGCCCGCAGGCCGCCGATGCACTCGACGGCCGTGGTCTTGCCAGCACCGTTGGGGCCCAGGATCCCGAGGATCTCGCCCTTCTCGACACGCAGGTCGATCCCGGCCAGCGCCGTCGTGTCGCCGTACCTCTTGACCATGCCGTCCACCTCGATGACTGTCATGCCTCGACGCTACGAAGGGGAGGCCGGGCCCCGCGCGTGCCGGAGGTCATGACCCAGACCCATGACTTCCGGCAGGTGGGGTGGCGGGGCGACCGCCCTAGGGTGGCGCCCATGGAGAACCGGTCGGATGTCGTCGCCAGCGTCGTCCTGGCCGGCGTGGTCATGCTCGTCGGCGCCCCGGTCGCGATCCTCCAGGCGTCTGGTGGCGACCCGACCGCGGGTCCGTGGTGGCTGTGGTGGGTCTGCTACGCGGCCTACATCGCGTGCACCGTCGCGACGGTGTGGGTCACCGAGTCCGGTCACCGGGGCCGGGGTACCTGGCTCGGCATCGCGGCGATGACGGCCACGGGGATCGCCGTCTACCTCCTCGGCTCGCCGGGGTGGACAGCCATCCTCCTCGTCCTCACCGCCGCCATCGCGGCCCACTACCTGCCGTGGGGACCTGTCCTCGCGGTCGTCGCCGTGCAGACCCTCGTCATCCCTCTGCCGTCGCTCCCGGGAGCGCCTCCCTGGGAGCTCATCCTCGGTGCGGCGATCTACGGCGGGCTCCAGATGCTCAGCGTGGCGGCCGTATGGATCCAGCTGCGGGAGACCGCGATGCGCCGCGAGCTGGCGGTCGCCAACACCGAGCTCCGGGCGACGACCGCCCTCCTCGCGGAGACGAGCCGAACGGCCGAACGACTGCGGATCTCCCGGGAGCTGCACGATGTCGTCGGGCACCAGCTCACCGCCCT
Proteins encoded:
- a CDS encoding ABC transporter ATP-binding protein; protein product: MTVIEVDGMVKRYGDTTALAGIDLRVEKGEILGILGPNGAGKTTAVECIGGLRAPDEGEVHVLGLDPRRDRSRLRPVVGMQLQEAMLPDDLEVGEALSLYRSFYREGADVDRLIADVGLEKKRRKRFKELSGGQAQRLSLALALVGRPRIALLDELTSGLDPRGRRDIWQVVERLREDGTTVVLVSHLMEEVERLCDRVVLVDGGRVVADDTPTGLVDRALAPGSRAKGATLEDAYLALTGQAPEPPDLEDLEEAR
- a CDS encoding sensor histidine kinase; the protein is MENRSDVVASVVLAGVVMLVGAPVAILQASGGDPTAGPWWLWWVCYAAYIACTVATVWVTESGHRGRGTWLGIAAMTATGIAVYLLGSPGWTAILLVLTAAIAAHYLPWGPVLAVVAVQTLVIPLPSLPGAPPWELILGAAIYGGLQMLSVAAVWIQLRETAMRRELAVANTELRATTALLAETSRTAERLRISRELHDVVGHQLTALVLELEVAGHHAAPPAREHVARARSLAKDLLGDVRSTVGGLREQQPPLRAALELLVADLPRPHVHLAIDEELLLEEEQAATFIRCVQEIVTNAIRHSGAEHLWIEIARDDAGGATLHAFDDGRGAARFVPGHGLSGMTERFEQVGGGVAFDPAGGFTVDARVPAR